TCAGTACCAGTACCAGAGCTCCCCTCATCATTCACGGATAACCAACCACGGACCACTTACCACAACAGCCAGCCACAACATGAAAGGTAGGACTCGTCGCATccatccagccatccagaACATCTAAGAAACCATTCCCGACTCCATTCCTCCATTCCTTGCAGTATTTGCCCTCGCTCTGCTCTGCCTGGCAGCCGTTGCCCAGGCCCATATCAGCTACAAGCTGCAGTGCGCCCGCGGCGAGATCGGCATCCGCTGGCCTAGCTACCACAGCAACTCCGAGTACTATGTGTGCCAGGGCATCTACGGCAGCCAGCTGACCATCCACTGCCCGGCCGGCGAGGTCTTCAGCTTCGTGCTGCAGCAGTGCGCCTCTCCCTCCCAGTATGTCCCAGCCCCGCCAATCAATATCCTGCCCACTGCTGCCCCCATCACAATGACCGTCGTGGAGGATGCTCCTCCAGTGATCGGTGCCGGTATCGCCACTTCCGCTCACAGCCAACTCGAGCAGCATGAGACCGCCGAGCACCACGAGCTCCACGAGCTCCACGAGCACCACGAGCACGAGCACCAGACCGAGCAGGAGGTTGTGGCTCACCCAATTCCCCCGACCCCAGCCCCAGAGCCACCAGTTGTGGAGTCGGCCGTCAAGCCAGCTTCCGCTCCTATCCCCAACAAAGGAGTTAAGAAGCCGGCCGTCCCAGTGCCCGCCAAGAAGGCCACTTCCGCCAAGAAGCCAGTGGCTCCCATCCCATCCAAGACCGCCAAGAAGCCCACACCACCCAGCAAGGCCCAGAAGAAGCCAGCCACGGCCTAAGGGTCCCATCCGGATCGCCAGTTCAATGTCCATCGTTAAAGCAAGCGGAGTTCCATTCACAACTCAAAATAGCAATATAAACTAACTAAATATCTATCCACCTGCAACCGGCAAAAAGGCAAATTTACTTTGGAAATGGGGAAAGAAATCGGGAAGCGAGTCAACAAAGTTGTACCTTATCGGGGAGGAGAGTCGAGTCAACATTTTAATTGATTACGATTTCTTGTTATTTTCGGAATGCTCGTTTTCCGATAGGCCCACAGCTGACATTTGTTTCCGATAATGTCATAAAATGAAAAAAGGCATCAGCTAGGAACAAGCTGTCAAAGCCGACATGCTCCCGAGTGGAACGGAACGTACCTCTAATTGGGTTACCAAATTACCAGCATTGAATGTCACCAGGTGGGAGGGAGGCTGTAGGGCGGAGGCTGGGCCAGGCATCAGGAACCTGTCACTCGAGCGTTTAAATTACCATCTAAACATCCGCGGAGAGCACAATGTGATTCCCAGTGTGAAACGCTTCTGTTATCTGCGTGCCGTTCGGCGTGCCGTGCCAAAGATAAAGTGCCAAGCATTTCAATTCGGCAGAAAAGCCATGAAGTCATTTCCATTGCGCAGGCCAGACCCCACTCCGCTCCCAGAATACTCGTAGATGATCTTCCGCAGTCATGCTAATTGTCATGGCAACTCGCATTCCTGCAGAGCAGGGAGTCGGAGTCATACCCCAGTAGTTTCCGCCATTCGTTATCTTCGTTCGGGTGGAGAAGATTACCAAAACTTACaaagggaaagagagagagagagagagagagagaagcgaGCGGTCTAAGGCGCATTTTAGTTCAATTGTATCGTTCGAGGCGTTTGGCGTTTGGCGTTTGGCGTTTCTGATTTTAATTTCGCACCCTGCCTGTCATGAAGACATGAATTAATCTAGAAGCGGGCTGATTAAAAATGTCTAACATGCCCGATTCGGCGGCATAAAAAGGCTTTGCCACCGGCTGGGAATGCATCAGTGATCAGTTAGCCGAGTTAAGAGCGAGTCAGTCGAGCCCCAACTAGCAGCAATATGAAAACCGGTAAGCCCtcgcctcagcctcagcctcaacAGGATACTGGATTCCCGACTTAACTATCCATCCATTCATCTCCATTTTCCCAAAGTGATCTTCGTGCTGGCCGCCATTGTGGCCGTCAATGCCCAGAATACGTGTTCCAGAACGCCCGTGTACACCGAGAAGATCGATCCTGTCGTCTGCCCGAAAGCCGGTATAAAGCTGCCCAACTACGCG
This region of Drosophila miranda strain MSH22 chromosome 2, D.miranda_PacBio2.1, whole genome shotgun sequence genomic DNA includes:
- the LOC108157197 gene encoding translation initiation factor IF-2, which produces MKVFALALLCLAAVAQAHISYKLQCARGEIGIRWPSYHSNSEYYVCQGIYGSQLTIHCPAGEVFSFVLQQCASPSQYVPAPPINILPTAAPITMTVVEDAPPVIGAGIATSAHSQLEQHETAEHHELHELHEHHEHEHQTEQEVVAHPIPPTPAPEPPVVESAVKPASAPIPNKGVKKPAVPVPAKKATSAKKPVAPIPSKTAKKPTPPSKAQKKPATA